One window of Mucilaginibacter inviolabilis genomic DNA carries:
- the nuoL gene encoding NADH-quinone oxidoreductase subunit L: MDNFLPSIQSLNYTVAAVALPLLAALINFCLPVKSKASGWISTIAILLSCVLSARVFATVWNNPQIHAQRVWFTIGQTQVYAGILLNNLSVLMLLLVSVIALPVHVYSTAYMKHDERFSRYFTYLSFFCFSMLTLVVVDSLILFYAFWELVGFSSYLLIGFWFTKNKAIQANKKAFIMNRIGDIGLLSAIIILFAQFHTFDIDTIFGHNGLAHLMGVRDGKWTFVPSHLPDSVGSVWVRGTMVSLPALWQYVACAGIFLAVAAKSAQFPLHTWLPDAMEGPTSVSALIHAATMVAAGVFLLGRVYPMFTESELTILACIGCFTAFMAATIALTQNDLKRILAYSTISQLGFMILAMGVGAYASSLFHLATHAFFKCLLFLVAGIVIHQMQHIKDDNQLDIDPQDITYMGGLHKKLPLTFIAAVIGALALVGLPLTSGYLSKDGILIQAFDWSERQNGWFKIVPVTALLTSLLTAFYVSRLIFKVFFGEFRLLKSNPDIKLHLSDGGWPYKLPLVLLAVCCLFPVFSFNPFSFEHTWLYMGLAHPHFPKLESSYHRIIPKVVTVLNLLVLLEAYRMYVQAKRFKFPQRGFFYRLSYNQWYIDSLYKRAIVNPALRLGSICFWIDRTLVDGLLHLLARISGAIAKLAAWADEYIVDGFLHLLAAIVQSIGNFARKFQSGKVQYYLFSMLVIVLLLFILKILI, translated from the coding sequence TTGGACAACTTTTTACCATCCATACAAAGTTTAAACTATACGGTTGCCGCCGTAGCATTACCGCTGCTCGCTGCTCTGATAAACTTTTGTTTACCTGTAAAAAGTAAAGCCAGCGGTTGGATCTCAACTATAGCTATTTTATTAAGCTGTGTATTATCAGCCCGGGTATTTGCAACGGTGTGGAATAATCCGCAGATACATGCGCAGCGTGTTTGGTTCACCATTGGTCAAACCCAGGTTTATGCCGGCATCTTGCTCAATAACCTTTCGGTATTGATGCTGTTGCTGGTATCGGTTATCGCCTTGCCGGTGCATGTCTATTCCACCGCCTACATGAAGCACGACGAGCGGTTCAGTCGTTATTTTACCTATCTCAGTTTCTTTTGTTTCAGCATGCTGACTTTGGTTGTGGTAGATAGTTTGATATTGTTCTACGCCTTTTGGGAGTTGGTTGGTTTTTCGTCATATCTGCTCATTGGCTTTTGGTTTACCAAAAACAAGGCTATTCAAGCTAATAAAAAAGCCTTTATTATGAATAGAATAGGTGATATTGGCTTGCTGAGTGCTATTATTATCCTGTTTGCCCAATTCCATACTTTTGATATTGATACCATATTCGGCCACAACGGACTTGCGCACCTCATGGGTGTACGGGATGGGAAATGGACTTTTGTTCCGAGTCACTTGCCTGATTCAGTCGGCTCTGTTTGGGTTCGGGGAACTATGGTCTCATTACCAGCCCTTTGGCAATATGTGGCCTGTGCCGGTATTTTCCTGGCTGTAGCCGCTAAATCGGCACAGTTTCCACTGCACACTTGGCTGCCTGATGCGATGGAAGGCCCCACTTCGGTATCTGCACTCATCCATGCCGCAACCATGGTGGCCGCCGGTGTATTTTTGCTGGGCAGGGTTTACCCTATGTTCACCGAGAGCGAGCTCACTATACTGGCCTGCATTGGCTGTTTTACTGCGTTTATGGCAGCAACCATCGCCCTAACACAAAACGATCTGAAACGTATTCTGGCTTACTCTACCATATCGCAATTAGGTTTTATGATCCTGGCGATGGGGGTAGGGGCTTATGCGTCTTCACTGTTTCACTTGGCTACACATGCCTTTTTTAAATGTTTGCTGTTTTTGGTGGCTGGTATTGTAATACACCAGATGCAGCATATCAAGGATGATAATCAGCTGGATATCGATCCGCAGGATATCACGTATATGGGTGGCCTGCATAAAAAACTGCCGCTTACTTTTATCGCTGCTGTTATAGGTGCGCTGGCCCTGGTGGGTTTGCCGCTTACTTCGGGTTATCTGTCAAAAGATGGTATTTTGATCCAGGCTTTTGATTGGAGTGAAAGGCAAAACGGATGGTTTAAGATTGTTCCGGTTACTGCTTTGCTTACCAGCTTGCTTACTGCTTTTTATGTAAGCAGGTTAATATTCAAAGTTTTCTTTGGCGAGTTCCGGTTGTTGAAAAGCAACCCGGATATTAAATTGCACTTAAGCGATGGTGGCTGGCCATATAAATTACCTTTGGTGTTATTAGCCGTTTGCTGTTTATTTCCAGTATTTTCTTTTAACCCATTTTCGTTTGAACATACCTGGTTGTATATGGGGCTGGCACATCCCCATTTTCCGAAATTGGAAAGCTCGTATCATCGTATTATTCCCAAGGTAGTAACTGTTTTAAACCTGTTGGTATTGTTAGAGGCCTACCGGATGTATGTGCAAGCAAAGCGTTTCAAATTCCCACAAAGAGGCTTTTTCTATCGCTTATCCTACAATCAATGGTATATTGATAGCTTATATAAACGTGCTATTGTAAACCCGGCATTGCGTCTGGGCAGTATCTGTTTCTGGATCGATCGTACGCTTGTGGATGGCTTGTTACATTTGCTGGCACGTATCAGCGGCGCCATAGCCAAATTAGCTGCCTGGGCAGACGAATATATCGTTGATGGATTTTTACATCTATTGGCCGCTATAGTGCAAAGTATTGGCAATTTTGCACGTAAGTTTCAAAGCGGTAAAGTACAATACTACCTGTTTAGCATGTTGGTAATTGTACTGCTGTTGTTTATTTTAAAAATACTGATATGA
- the nuoK gene encoding NADH-quinone oxidoreductase subunit NuoK — MITLTDFLIVSAALFCIGLYMTISKRNAIQILIGIELILNAAILNLVAFGKYDKVNNSGQIFALFAIVLAAATTAVALAIILNVYRRYKTIDPNDITKLRD; from the coding sequence ATGATCACACTCACCGATTTTCTGATAGTAAGCGCTGCCCTGTTTTGTATAGGTTTGTACATGACCATCTCTAAACGAAACGCCATACAAATATTGATAGGCATTGAATTGATCCTGAACGCCGCCATTTTAAACCTGGTAGCCTTTGGCAAATATGATAAAGTGAATAACAGCGGACAAATATTTGCCCTGTTTGCTATTGTGCTGGCCGCCGCTACAACAGCAGTAGCATTGGCTATTATTTTGAACGTATACAGGAGGTATAAGACTATTGATCCAAATGACATTACTAAACTGAGGGATTGA
- a CDS encoding NADH-quinone oxidoreductase subunit J family protein, giving the protein MTLVRILFYFLSFIAIISALYAASSKNLVRSIFVFFVTLFSLAGLYVLALADFVAVTQVVIYVGGILVLILFAFMLSGKETLNVLQKQEGKFLSMKKLPAILLAAIFFIVLINIVIKANADNLPWVRDAISLKNGITPKDIMIDNIGVNLMTRYLLPFEAISILLLVALVGAAHLSRKEGKA; this is encoded by the coding sequence ATGACCCTGGTACGCATACTCTTTTACTTCCTGAGTTTTATAGCTATAATTTCGGCACTATACGCGGCTTCCAGCAAAAACCTGGTGCGCAGTATATTTGTGTTTTTTGTTACCTTGTTTTCACTGGCCGGTTTATACGTACTGGCCCTGGCCGATTTTGTGGCCGTAACCCAGGTAGTGATTTATGTAGGAGGAATACTGGTGCTCATCCTTTTTGCCTTTATGCTTTCGGGTAAAGAAACCCTCAACGTACTGCAAAAGCAGGAAGGGAAGTTTCTGAGTATGAAAAAATTGCCTGCTATACTTTTAGCTGCGATATTTTTTATTGTATTGATCAACATCGTGATTAAGGCCAATGCCGATAACCTGCCATGGGTTAGGGATGCAATCAGCCTTAAAAATGGAATTACCCCAAAGGATATCATGATTGATAATATCGGGGTTAATTTAATGACCCGCTACCTGTTACCATTCGAAGCCATATCCATCTTATTGCTGGTAGCTTTAGTAGGAGCGGCTCATTTATCACGTAAGGAGGGCAAAGCATGA
- a CDS encoding NuoI/complex I 23 kDa subunit family protein produces MFKRLINGFTTAWKGLSLTVKHLFASNADRKIMTVSDNNYFKQLEGTNTIQYPKQQLPVPEVGRYQLDVEMDDCIVCDLCAKVCPVNCIDIESIKATEAIGQTSDGTTKRLYAAKFDIDMAKCMYCGLCTIVCPTECIVMTNQYDKTVFQLSDLTYQFSDMSPEVAAEKRALFDQQQAEKQAAKLAAMQKKEGGA; encoded by the coding sequence ATGTTTAAAAGGTTAATTAACGGTTTTACTACGGCATGGAAAGGTTTAAGCCTTACCGTGAAGCACCTTTTTGCCTCTAATGCCGACAGGAAGATCATGACCGTAAGCGACAATAATTACTTTAAGCAGCTGGAAGGTACCAACACCATTCAATACCCTAAACAACAGTTACCTGTTCCCGAGGTGGGCCGCTATCAGTTGGACGTGGAAATGGACGATTGTATTGTATGCGATTTGTGCGCCAAGGTATGCCCGGTTAACTGTATCGATATAGAATCGATCAAAGCAACGGAAGCCATCGGCCAAACATCCGATGGTACTACTAAACGTTTGTACGCGGCTAAGTTTGATATTGATATGGCCAAATGCATGTATTGCGGCTTGTGTACCATTGTATGCCCAACAGAGTGTATTGTGATGACCAACCAGTATGATAAAACGGTATTTCAGTTGAGCGATCTTACCTATCAGTTCTCAGACATGTCGCCGGAGGTTGCTGCCGAGAAACGGGCTTTGTTTGATCAGCAGCAAGCCGAAAAACAAGCCGCTAAACTGGCCGCCATGCAAAAAAAGGAGGGCGGAGCATGA
- a CDS encoding complex I subunit 1/NuoH family protein, whose product MNTYLIYFVVAIGLFSFSAFFALFGVYAERKISAFIQDRLGPTETGKFGSLQTLADILKMIQKELIIPAAADKWLFMLAPAVIFIAVYMGFAALPWAPGLIPSKINLGIYYIFAIISVETLGILMAGWGSNNKYSILGAMRSAAQIISYEIPAGFAIIAVVMIAQTLNLQDVAMQQGILAGEKIKFAGFWDVSKIGGLLGWNIFRAPHLIIAFVIYFIASLAESNRAPFDIPEAESELVAGFHTEFTGIRFALVFLAEYSMMFLVSMIGVILFLGAWNTPLPNIGPVHLATWTTNMAWGILWVSLKTLGLVAVQMWIRWTLPRFRVDQLMNLCWKVLTPLAFACMLISGVWRLWLM is encoded by the coding sequence TTGAATACTTATCTGATATATTTTGTTGTCGCTATTGGGCTGTTTAGCTTTTCGGCCTTTTTTGCGTTGTTTGGTGTTTATGCCGAGCGCAAAATTTCGGCATTTATACAAGACAGGCTTGGCCCAACAGAAACCGGTAAGTTTGGCTCGCTCCAAACGCTTGCTGATATATTAAAGATGATCCAGAAGGAACTCATTATCCCGGCCGCTGCCGATAAGTGGCTGTTTATGCTGGCCCCTGCGGTAATTTTTATTGCCGTTTATATGGGCTTTGCCGCGCTGCCCTGGGCTCCTGGACTTATCCCCTCCAAAATAAATCTGGGTATCTATTACATATTCGCCATTATCTCGGTAGAAACACTGGGCATCCTGATGGCGGGTTGGGGATCAAACAACAAATATTCTATACTAGGCGCTATGCGTTCTGCTGCGCAGATCATCTCCTATGAGATACCTGCAGGCTTCGCCATTATAGCGGTAGTAATGATTGCGCAAACCCTCAACCTGCAGGACGTGGCCATGCAGCAAGGCATCCTGGCCGGTGAAAAGATAAAATTCGCAGGCTTTTGGGATGTTTCTAAAATTGGGGGGCTTTTGGGTTGGAACATATTCCGCGCGCCGCACCTGATCATCGCGTTTGTGATTTATTTTATAGCCTCACTGGCCGAAAGTAACCGGGCCCCATTTGATATCCCCGAAGCAGAATCAGAGCTGGTGGCAGGTTTCCATACCGAATTTACAGGTATCAGATTTGCTCTGGTGTTTTTAGCCGAATATTCCATGATGTTCCTGGTATCCATGATCGGGGTTATCCTATTCCTGGGAGCCTGGAATACACCGTTGCCGAATATAGGCCCGGTGCATTTAGCAACATGGACAACCAATATGGCATGGGGCATTTTATGGGTAAGCCTGAAAACGCTTGGTCTGGTAGCTGTGCAGATGTGGATCAGATGGACACTGCCCCGTTTCCGGGTGGATCAGCTAATGAACCTCTGCTGGAAAGTGCTTACCCCGCTGGCTTTTGCCTGTATGTTAATATCAGGTGTATGGCGATTATGGCTAATGTAA
- the murI gene encoding glutamate racemase, whose product MKQPIGIFDSGFGGLTVFKSIIEQLPEYDYIYLGDNARAPYGNRSFNTIHQYTWECVQWLFEQGCPLIIVACNTASAKALRTIQQQDLKTVDPSKRILGVIRPTAEVIGDYTKSKEIGVLGTKGTVQSGSYLLEIQHFFPDIKVHQQACPLWVPLIENGEYDQPGADYFVKLYLDQIMAQSSQIDTILLACTHYPLIQQKIEANLPAHVKVVAQGDIVAKSLVDYLQRHPEMETQLSRNQTKAFFTTTDDTADFDHHASVFFSAPVKSTFISANDLVKC is encoded by the coding sequence ATGAAACAACCCATTGGTATTTTCGATTCGGGCTTTGGCGGCCTTACTGTTTTCAAATCAATTATAGAGCAGCTCCCAGAGTATGATTATATATACCTTGGCGATAACGCCCGGGCGCCTTATGGTAACCGTTCTTTCAACACCATTCATCAGTATACCTGGGAGTGTGTGCAGTGGCTTTTTGAACAAGGCTGCCCGCTTATCATTGTAGCCTGCAATACCGCTTCGGCCAAGGCCCTACGCACTATACAGCAGCAGGATCTTAAGACCGTTGATCCTTCAAAAAGAATACTCGGGGTAATACGCCCGACAGCCGAAGTTATTGGTGATTATACCAAAAGCAAAGAAATTGGTGTATTGGGTACAAAAGGAACCGTGCAATCGGGTTCTTATCTTTTGGAGATCCAGCACTTTTTTCCGGATATCAAAGTTCATCAGCAGGCTTGTCCGCTTTGGGTGCCGTTGATTGAGAACGGCGAATATGATCAGCCAGGTGCCGATTACTTTGTGAAATTATACTTGGATCAGATCATGGCGCAATCGTCGCAAATTGATACTATTTTACTGGCATGCACCCATTATCCACTTATTCAGCAAAAAATAGAGGCTAATTTACCCGCTCATGTTAAAGTGGTAGCTCAGGGAGATATTGTAGCCAAAAGCCTGGTTGATTACCTGCAGCGCCATCCCGAAATGGAAACCCAATTAAGCCGGAACCAAACCAAAGCATTTTTTACCACTACCGATGATACGGCCGATTTTGATCATCATGCCTCCGTGTTTTTCTCGGCCCCGGTAAAATCAACTTTTATATCAGCCAATGATCTGGTGAAGTGCTGA
- a CDS encoding OmpH family outer membrane protein, translated as MKKLFKVALVAVGMLFAGNFANAQTKIGHINFNQLIDMMPETKTVTTQMQAYQKTFIDQLTSMNNEYTTKGQEFQKNQATMTDAVRTVKGNELQDLQKRMQDYQNNAQQQVDAKRQELGKPLIDKATAAVNAVAKEKGYAYVLDSSQVSLLVSPDADDLMAAVKVKLGLK; from the coding sequence ATGAAAAAACTATTTAAAGTTGCTTTAGTTGCAGTAGGTATGTTATTTGCGGGCAACTTTGCCAATGCGCAGACTAAGATCGGGCACATTAATTTTAATCAATTAATTGACATGATGCCTGAAACTAAAACTGTGACCACTCAGATGCAGGCTTATCAAAAAACATTTATTGATCAGCTTACCAGCATGAACAATGAGTACACTACAAAAGGTCAGGAGTTTCAAAAAAATCAGGCTACTATGACCGATGCTGTACGTACCGTAAAAGGTAACGAACTACAGGATTTGCAAAAACGTATGCAGGATTACCAAAATAACGCACAACAACAAGTTGATGCTAAAAGACAAGAATTAGGTAAACCGCTAATTGATAAAGCTACTGCTGCAGTTAATGCCGTTGCTAAAGAAAAAGGATATGCTTACGTATTAGATTCTTCACAGGTAAGTTTATTGGTATCTCCGGATGCTGATGACCTGATGGCTGCTGTAAAAGTGAAATTAGGATTAAAATAA
- a CDS encoding OmpH family outer membrane protein: MKKIILIAFLTLTAFTGAYAQRFAYVDSEYILKHMPEYASSQKQLAALSDQWQKEVDSRFQEIDRLYKAYQADQVLMTADMKKRREAEIVDKEKAAKDFQRQKFGPDGELSQKSNALIKPIQDRVSKAVQAIAEGDNLDMVFDKNSEVIMLYANPRYNRSNDVITKLGLKPGVFAK; the protein is encoded by the coding sequence ATGAAGAAGATAATTTTAATAGCGTTTTTAACGTTAACAGCATTTACGGGAGCTTACGCGCAACGTTTTGCTTACGTTGATTCGGAGTATATACTAAAACATATGCCCGAATATGCCTCATCACAAAAACAGCTGGCAGCATTATCTGATCAATGGCAAAAAGAAGTAGATAGCCGTTTTCAGGAAATTGACCGCTTGTACAAAGCATACCAGGCCGATCAGGTTTTAATGACGGCTGATATGAAAAAACGCCGCGAGGCCGAAATCGTTGATAAAGAAAAAGCTGCAAAAGATTTTCAACGGCAAAAATTCGGGCCCGATGGCGAACTTTCACAAAAGAGTAATGCCTTGATTAAACCAATCCAGGATCGTGTGTCTAAAGCTGTACAGGCAATTGCCGAAGGCGATAACCTCGATATGGTATTTGATAAAAACAGTGAAGTAATTATGTTGTATGCCAACCCGCGTTATAACCGGAGCAACGATGTGATTACCAAATTAGGGCTTAAACCCGGAGTATTTGCTAAATAA
- the bamA gene encoding outer membrane protein assembly factor BamA has translation MYKFLFAILFSVFVTSAFAQVSNPQRAPLTKSIPADSLSYLNPRDYIIGGISVSGAKYLDKDILIQLSKLTKGDRINLPGERNAEVIKTLYSQGLFDDVQLNITKINMDTIYLEIAVSERPRLSRLHITGIRKGEIEDVQKKLNDRTGKIVNENLINTTTAIIKKHFGEKGFLNTTVKLTQRKDPGDANSVILDVAIDKKTKVKINQVVFEGNKAFSSKKLKGFLKKTRERKWYNLFGSKKFKQDKYEEDKQSLVESMQNKGYRDAEIVSDSVWSHDATTVNVKIKVYEGPKYYFGNVKWSGNAKYSTELLNRILHVKKGDVFSEDELNKRLVGPTPSNDDVSSLYLNDGYLTYTADPVQVKVYNDTVDLDIRVYEGPQYTINRVSLKGNDVTNDKVVMREIQTKPGQKFNKELLIRSSREIGQLGNFDEQKTEPKPVNINPQDGTVDLVYNVVEKPSDQIELSGGFGGGQLVGTLGLTFNNFSLRNIFNLKAYKPLPKGDGQKLSLRGQSSGRTYQNFSFTFSEPWLGGKKPIYFALSAYTQGSSTGQYYPKSSPNYNNLRINGIGVTLGKRLKWPDNYFQLNYSLNVDHYNLDNYTGYLFQNGTSYNIKLTQELSRNSIDAPIFPTQGSNIKFTVQATPPYSLFNNINYKIATPEERYHFVEYYKFKYDAQWFSKLVGKFVLMSQVRFGFLGMYNKDVGPSPFERFKLGGDGMQSYQFLQGSEIIGLRGYQNFSIVPEGSTENQNNNTGSTIYNKYTLELRHPVIASQSATIFLLAFAEGGNVWNNFSQFNPFNVRRSVGVGARIFLPIFGLLGLDYGYGFDKIPGQPDANRGQFHFTISQSLSGGFN, from the coding sequence ATGTATAAATTTCTTTTTGCTATTCTTTTCTCTGTTTTTGTTACCTCCGCATTTGCCCAGGTTTCCAATCCTCAGAGAGCACCATTGACAAAATCGATACCGGCCGATAGTTTAAGTTATCTTAATCCCCGGGATTACATTATTGGTGGCATTTCTGTTAGTGGGGCAAAGTATCTGGATAAAGATATTTTGATACAACTTTCAAAATTAACCAAAGGCGATCGTATCAACCTGCCAGGCGAGCGTAATGCCGAGGTAATAAAGACCTTATATTCCCAGGGCTTATTTGATGATGTGCAGTTAAACATTACCAAAATAAACATGGATACCATTTACCTGGAGATAGCTGTTTCTGAACGCCCGCGTTTATCGCGTTTGCATATTACAGGTATACGTAAAGGTGAAATTGAAGACGTACAGAAAAAATTAAATGACCGTACCGGGAAAATCGTCAATGAAAATTTAATAAATACCACTACAGCCATCATCAAAAAACATTTTGGCGAAAAGGGTTTCCTGAACACCACTGTAAAACTTACCCAGCGTAAGGATCCGGGAGATGCCAACAGTGTAATATTGGATGTAGCCATTGATAAGAAAACCAAGGTGAAAATAAACCAGGTTGTTTTTGAAGGCAACAAGGCATTTTCATCAAAAAAGCTGAAGGGCTTTTTGAAAAAAACAAGAGAGCGTAAGTGGTATAACCTGTTTGGTTCTAAAAAATTCAAGCAGGATAAATACGAAGAGGATAAGCAAAGTTTGGTTGAATCGATGCAGAATAAAGGTTACCGCGACGCAGAGATTGTAAGTGATTCTGTTTGGAGCCATGATGCAACCACCGTTAACGTGAAAATTAAAGTTTACGAAGGCCCTAAATATTACTTTGGTAATGTAAAATGGTCTGGTAACGCCAAATATTCTACCGAGTTACTGAACAGGATATTGCACGTTAAAAAAGGTGATGTATTTAGCGAAGATGAGTTGAACAAAAGGTTGGTGGGCCCAACCCCAAGCAATGATGATGTTTCGTCGCTATATCTTAACGATGGTTATTTAACTTACACTGCCGACCCGGTACAGGTTAAAGTTTATAACGATACGGTTGATTTAGACATCCGCGTTTACGAAGGTCCGCAATACACCATTAACCGTGTAAGCTTAAAAGGTAACGATGTAACCAACGATAAAGTGGTTATGCGTGAAATTCAAACTAAGCCAGGTCAAAAATTCAACAAGGAATTGTTGATCCGTAGTTCACGTGAAATTGGTCAGTTAGGTAACTTTGATGAACAAAAAACGGAGCCGAAACCGGTTAACATCAATCCGCAGGATGGTACAGTTGATTTGGTTTACAACGTAGTTGAAAAACCATCAGACCAGATTGAGCTATCGGGTGGTTTCGGCGGCGGTCAACTGGTGGGTACCCTGGGCTTAACTTTCAATAACTTTTCATTAAGAAATATTTTCAACCTCAAAGCATACAAACCATTGCCCAAAGGCGACGGTCAGAAACTGAGCTTACGTGGCCAGTCAAGCGGACGTACCTATCAAAACTTCTCGTTCACTTTCTCTGAGCCATGGTTAGGTGGTAAAAAGCCTATTTACTTTGCGTTATCAGCTTATACACAAGGTAGCTCAACCGGGCAGTATTATCCAAAATCGAGCCCTAATTATAACAATCTGCGTATAAACGGTATTGGTGTAACCTTGGGTAAACGTTTAAAATGGCCAGATAACTACTTCCAGTTAAACTACTCATTAAACGTCGACCACTATAACCTGGATAACTATACCGGTTATTTGTTTCAAAATGGTACTTCATACAACATTAAGTTAACCCAGGAGTTAAGCCGCAACTCTATTGATGCGCCAATTTTCCCAACTCAGGGTTCAAATATTAAATTTACCGTACAGGCAACACCTCCGTACTCGTTATTTAATAATATAAACTACAAAATAGCAACTCCAGAGGAACGCTATCACTTTGTGGAGTATTATAAATTTAAATATGATGCGCAGTGGTTCTCTAAACTGGTTGGTAAATTTGTACTGATGTCGCAGGTAAGATTTGGCTTCCTGGGCATGTATAACAAAGATGTAGGCCCGTCGCCGTTTGAGCGTTTCAAATTGGGTGGTGATGGTATGCAGAGCTATCAGTTTTTACAAGGTAGTGAGATCATCGGTTTAAGGGGTTATCAAAACTTCTCGATAGTACCGGAAGGTTCAACCGAAAATCAAAACAATAACACCGGTAGCACTATCTATAATAAATACACATTGGAGCTGCGTCACCCGGTAATTGCAAGCCAGTCGGCCACCATATTCTTACTGGCATTTGCCGAAGGTGGTAACGTTTGGAATAACTTTAGTCAATTCAATCCGTTTAACGTTAGGCGTTCGGTAGGTGTTGGCGCAAGAATATTTTTACCTATATTTGGCTTGCTTGGATTAGATTATGGCTACGGATTTGATAAAATACCAGGTCAGCCTGACGCAAACAGGGGCCAATTCCATTTTACAATTTCTCAGAGTTTATCCGGCGGATTTAATTAA